The following proteins are co-located in the Deinococcus metallilatus genome:
- a CDS encoding AAA family ATPase: protein MLQSITLQGFKSFADRTRLEFGPGVSAVIGPNGSGKSNVVEALRWATHQARARELRAGRGTELIFHGSGGKAPLGLAEVQVELLTAEGRVNVTRRVYRDGTGEQDLNGRPARARDVQGALRGTGLGPGGLAVIGQGEVSGVVQAEGRTLLGYVQEAAGLSRAVSARQETEARLREADGHLEQLRLVQGERAARVERLAQAARDARTHRDLSLRALTLEDALKRERQTALGREIATARAEADALEARSAELATGVQAAAARVEAAREAVGDARARADAFTGALDALRAARDAHAQAERYADHLSAEAERLRAELASLPSSPPAGAAPDLPALEVAVTAARTDAEAAERRARTLDADLTRARERAARAAEAAARVDASRETLGSELERAEGNLEAALESLAAARERLEVATHARQQAEAGYAALAARRSEAQAHERHLASELARLNASALPLRRERERLEQSLNSYARYGEGARNALRLDHPGIVGSVADLLTVPAEYETAVTAALGRRLEQIVVGSGEDARMIIEELKRAGGRATFLPLDLIRARPRRDGPLLREAGVIGNLADLCPTDPPLVGEAILADTLVVEDLRAANRIARAHPNRPRLVTLEGELLEAGGAITGGRLRDAGFSVLADQRRFQEIDAELEEVDRQTARLKAEWQKVQALLAGDADGHDALLTSRERAAREERDAEKRVTELDAQVRSLTTHRDRLLARLAVQTPAPSGPDQPTADPAELEAALLGARAAAEGHRERERAALENFALARELDAAWRAFRSARARAADLREHLAATVGATEAQDAHLTAAAAEVQRRETALGTLDEHELYRAEKERDAATQAYTSLIGEQNKTRARLEDLRLLIARREGSLEPIPDGCSPPGTPREWTADLNRTRAELDRLGPVNARGEADHAAELAELEVLTSELNDAEAAAAELRAHLTELETAEGLATRAAFGRVNSAFRDYSAELLGGQGELEPEADEAGRLTGLRLAVQPKGKRTRSMTLLSAGERTMAGLGFLFALNHAGGEGSAGGLPLAVLDEVDAPLDEANIRRFTAFLERFSARGAQFLLVTHQKATMEVAHALWGVTTDQTGASRVLSIRQGEEAVGR, encoded by the coding sequence ATGCTCCAGAGCATCACCCTCCAAGGCTTCAAGAGTTTCGCGGACCGCACCCGGCTGGAGTTCGGGCCGGGCGTGTCGGCCGTCATCGGGCCGAACGGGAGCGGCAAGAGCAACGTCGTGGAGGCGCTGCGCTGGGCCACGCATCAGGCCCGGGCGCGCGAGCTGCGGGCGGGGCGCGGCACGGAGCTGATCTTTCACGGGAGCGGCGGAAAGGCGCCGCTGGGCCTGGCCGAAGTGCAGGTCGAACTGCTGACGGCGGAAGGCCGCGTGAACGTCACCCGCCGGGTCTACCGCGACGGGACCGGCGAACAGGACCTCAACGGCCGCCCCGCCCGCGCCCGCGACGTGCAGGGGGCCTTGCGCGGCACCGGGCTGGGCCCGGGGGGCCTGGCGGTGATCGGGCAGGGCGAGGTGAGTGGCGTCGTGCAGGCCGAGGGGCGGACCCTGCTGGGCTACGTGCAGGAGGCGGCGGGCCTCTCGCGCGCCGTCTCGGCCCGCCAGGAGACGGAGGCGCGGCTGCGCGAGGCAGACGGCCATCTGGAGCAGCTCCGGCTGGTGCAGGGGGAGCGGGCCGCCCGGGTCGAACGGCTGGCCCAGGCCGCCCGTGATGCCCGCACCCACCGTGACCTCAGCCTGCGCGCGCTGACCCTGGAAGACGCCCTGAAACGTGAGCGGCAGACGGCCCTGGGGCGCGAGATTGCTACCGCCCGCGCTGAGGCCGACGCGCTGGAGGCCCGCAGCGCCGAACTTGCCACCGGGGTGCAGGCCGCCGCCGCCCGGGTGGAGGCCGCCCGCGAGGCGGTGGGCGACGCCCGCGCCCGTGCCGACGCTTTTACCGGGGCGCTCGACGCCCTGCGCGCTGCCCGTGACGCCCACGCCCAGGCCGAACGCTACGCGGACCATCTCAGCGCCGAGGCTGAGCGGCTGCGCGCCGAGTTGGCCTCCCTCCCCAGCAGTCCGCCCGCCGGAGCGGCCCCCGACCTCCCCGCGCTGGAAGTGGCCGTGACCGCCGCCCGCACGGACGCCGAAGCCGCCGAGCGCCGCGCCCGAACCCTGGATGCCGACCTGACCCGCGCCCGTGAGCGGGCCGCCCGCGCCGCCGAGGCTGCTGCCCGTGTGGACGCCAGCCGCGAGACGCTGGGAAGCGAACTCGAACGCGCCGAGGGCAATCTGGAGGCTGCCCTGGAATCGCTGGCCGCTGCCCGCGAGCGCCTGGAGGTCGCCACCCACGCCCGCCAGCAGGCCGAGGCCGGATACGCCGCCCTGGCCGCCCGCCGCTCGGAGGCCCAGGCCCACGAGCGGCACCTCGCCTCCGAACTCGCCCGGCTGAATGCCAGCGCCCTGCCCCTGCGCCGTGAGCGCGAGCGGCTGGAACAGAGCCTCAACTCCTACGCCCGCTATGGCGAGGGCGCGCGCAATGCCCTGCGGCTGGACCACCCCGGCATCGTCGGCTCGGTGGCCGACCTGCTGACCGTCCCCGCCGAGTACGAGACTGCCGTGACCGCCGCGCTGGGCCGCCGCCTGGAGCAGATCGTCGTGGGCAGCGGCGAGGACGCCCGAATGATCATCGAGGAACTCAAGCGCGCAGGTGGGCGCGCGACCTTCCTCCCCCTCGACCTGATCCGCGCCCGGCCCCGCCGCGACGGGCCGCTGCTGCGCGAGGCGGGGGTGATCGGCAACCTCGCGGACCTGTGCCCCACCGACCCGCCGCTGGTGGGCGAGGCGATTCTGGCCGACACGCTGGTGGTGGAGGACCTGCGCGCGGCAAACCGGATCGCCCGCGCGCACCCGAACCGTCCGCGCCTCGTCACGCTGGAAGGGGAACTGCTGGAGGCGGGGGGCGCGATCACTGGCGGACGGCTGCGCGACGCGGGCTTCAGCGTGCTGGCCGACCAGCGCCGCTTTCAGGAGATCGACGCGGAACTGGAGGAGGTGGACCGGCAGACGGCCCGCCTCAAGGCCGAATGGCAGAAGGTGCAGGCGCTTCTCGCCGGGGACGCGGACGGACACGACGCCCTGCTGACGAGCCGCGAACGCGCCGCCCGCGAGGAGCGCGACGCCGAGAAGCGTGTCACCGAGCTGGACGCGCAGGTCCGCAGCCTGACCACCCACCGCGACCGGCTGCTGGCCCGCCTGGCTGTTCAGACCCCTGCCCCTTCCGGGCCGGACCAACCGACCGCCGACCCCGCCGAACTGGAAGCCGCCCTGCTTGGAGCCCGCGCCGCCGCCGAGGGCCACCGCGAGCGGGAACGCGCCGCACTGGAAAACTTTGCGCTGGCCCGCGAACTGGACGCCGCCTGGCGGGCCTTCCGCAGCGCCCGTGCCCGCGCCGCCGACCTGCGCGAACACCTGGCTGCAACTGTAGGGGCGACGGAGGCCCAGGACGCCCACCTGACCGCCGCCGCCGCCGAGGTCCAGCGCCGCGAGACGGCCCTCGGCACGCTGGACGAACACGAGCTGTACCGCGCCGAGAAGGAACGCGACGCCGCCACGCAGGCGTATACCTCCCTGATCGGGGAGCAGAACAAGACCCGCGCCCGCCTGGAAGACCTCCGCCTGCTGATCGCCCGGCGCGAGGGGAGCCTGGAACCCATCCCCGACGGATGCAGCCCCCCCGGTACGCCCCGCGAATGGACGGCGGACCTGAACCGCACCCGCGCCGAACTCGACCGCCTCGGCCCGGTGAACGCCCGCGGGGAGGCCGACCACGCCGCCGAGCTTGCCGAGCTGGAGGTCCTGACCAGCGAACTGAACGACGCGGAGGCCGCCGCCGCCGAGCTGCGCGCCCACCTCACCGAGCTGGAAACCGCCGAGGGCCTGGCCACCCGCGCCGCCTTTGGCCGCGTCAACAGCGCCTTCCGCGACTATTCCGCCGAACTGCTGGGCGGTCAGGGCGAACTGGAGCCGGAGGCGGACGAGGCGGGCCGCCTGACCGGCCTGCGCCTCGCCGTGCAGCCCAAAGGCAAACGCACCCGCTCCATGACCCTGCTCTCGGCGGGCGAGCGCACGATGGCGGGCCTGGGGTTCCTGTTCGCCCTGAACCACGCGGGGGGGGAGGGCAGCGCAGGCGGGTTGCCCCTCGCTGTGCTCGATGAGGTGGACGCCCCGCTCGACGAGGCGAACATCCGCCGCTTCACGGCCTTTCTGGAACGCTTCTCGGCCCGGGGCGCGCAATTCCTGCTCGTCACTCACCAGAAGGCGACGATGGAAGTCGCGCACGCGCTGTGGGGGGTGACGACCGATCAGACGGGCGCAAGTCGCGTGCTGAGCATCCGGCAGGGGGAGGAGGCGGTGGGGCGGTGA
- a CDS encoding metallophosphoesterase family protein — MRVLHTADFHAGRNLRGLDRTPEVHEALLEIAGLARSEKADVVLVSGDLFDTVNPSAEAEAAVFDFFLRLRDAGIPAVAIAGNHDSAARLHGLAGLLGWVGVQLVAQPTANPLDLIRTVETRGGERLTVGALPFLSERRLVKAADVLGGDVGAWRQKYREGMGFFLRRIAEGFRGDSVNMLMAHATMDGATPSGSERTMQFDLMNAYTLSPLQLPAGAQYVALGHVHKPQKSSEMPLAYYPGSVIQLDFGEGGEKKQVNLVEVEAGRPARVTPIPLTSGRELRTVRVKLDQVESRLAALAGFGGLVKVVVQAPGGTALPGLKDRVLRQVPNTLAVELDAVQDDLALPELKREGLSLAELYERFHNERRGELPTDLRAAFHEADEAARGEAEEVVA; from the coding sequence ATGCGCGTACTTCACACGGCAGATTTCCATGCCGGGCGGAATCTGCGGGGCCTCGACCGGACGCCGGAGGTGCATGAGGCGCTCTTAGAAATCGCCGGGCTGGCCCGCAGCGAGAAGGCCGACGTGGTGCTGGTTTCGGGCGATCTCTTCGACACCGTGAACCCGTCGGCGGAGGCCGAAGCCGCCGTGTTCGACTTTTTCCTGAGATTGCGTGACGCCGGGATTCCTGCCGTCGCCATCGCGGGGAACCACGACAGCGCCGCGCGGCTGCACGGCCTGGCCGGACTGCTGGGGTGGGTGGGCGTGCAACTGGTCGCGCAGCCGACCGCCAATCCGCTGGACCTGATCCGCACCGTGGAGACGCGCGGCGGGGAGCGGCTGACGGTGGGCGCCCTCCCCTTCCTGTCCGAGCGTCGCCTGGTCAAGGCGGCCGACGTGCTGGGCGGAGACGTGGGCGCGTGGCGGCAGAAGTACCGCGAGGGGATGGGTTTTTTCCTGCGCCGCATCGCGGAGGGGTTCCGGGGGGACAGCGTGAACATGCTGATGGCTCATGCCACGATGGACGGCGCGACCCCCAGCGGCAGTGAACGCACCATGCAGTTCGACCTGATGAACGCCTACACCCTCTCGCCGCTGCAACTCCCGGCCGGGGCGCAGTACGTGGCCCTGGGGCACGTCCACAAGCCGCAGAAGTCCAGCGAGATGCCGCTCGCGTACTACCCTGGCAGCGTCATCCAGCTCGATTTCGGTGAGGGCGGCGAGAAGAAACAGGTCAATCTGGTGGAGGTGGAGGCCGGGCGCCCCGCCCGCGTGACGCCGATTCCCCTGACCAGTGGGCGCGAACTGCGAACCGTGCGTGTGAAGCTCGATCAGGTCGAGTCCCGCCTGGCCGCCCTCGCGGGCTTCGGCGGGCTGGTGAAGGTGGTCGTGCAGGCCCCTGGCGGCACCGCCCTGCCCGGCCTGAAAGACCGCGTGCTGCGCCAGGTGCCCAATACCCTGGCGGTCGAGCTGGACGCCGTGCAGGACGATCTGGCCCTGCCAGAGCTGAAACGCGAGGGGCTGAGCCTGGCCGAACTGTACGAGCGTTTTCACAACGAGCGCCGGGGCGAACTGCCCACAGACCTGCGCGCCGCCTTCCACGAGGCGGACGAGGCGGCGCGGGGGGAAGCGGAGGAGGTGGTGGCGTGA
- the recD2 gene encoding SF1B family DNA helicase RecD2, which yields MTAAPPTEPFRVTGGVNKVRFRAESGFTVMTARLRNSEGEDPDATVIGVMPPLEAGDTFSAEVLMEEHREYGYQYRVLNMVLEAQPADLTEAGVAAYLEARVGGVGKVLAGRIAKTFGPATFDLLEQEPEKLLQVPGITQSTLHKMVSSWSQQGLERRLLAGLQGLGLSISQAQRAVKHFGEAALERLQADLFALTEVEGIGFLTADKLWSAQGLPHDDPRRLTAAAVYALQQAGQQGGHSFLPRERAERGVVHYTRVSPEQARLAVETAVELGRLSDDPAPDGSARIYLPHVLRAEKKLAQLIRTLLATPPAADEWSVPAGAAKGLSEEQAQVLHLLEDHRLVVLTGGPGTGKSTTTRAVADLAEKLGLEVGLCAPTGKAARRLGEVTGRSASTIHRLLGYGPAGFRHNHLEPAPYDLLIVDEVSMTGDALMLSLLAAVPPGARVLLVGDTDQLPPVDAGLPLLAIAQSAPTVRLSTVYRQAAENPIIRAAHGLLHGQAPQWGDLRLDLTETEPDVGARRVALMVRELGGPTQVQVLTPMRKGPLGVELLNTHLQALFNPGQGGIRIADGEARPGDMVVQTKNDYGNEVFNGTIGTVLKAEGNRLTVDFDGNIVELAGAELFNLQLGYALTVHRAQGSEWPTVLGVLHEAHMPMLSRNLVYTALTRARERFYAVGSASAWAKAAGRQREERNTALLERIRGRPA from the coding sequence ATGACTGCCGCGCCCCCCACTGAACCCTTCCGCGTCACGGGCGGCGTGAACAAGGTCCGTTTCCGCGCCGAGAGCGGCTTCACCGTGATGACCGCCCGCCTTCGCAACTCGGAAGGCGAGGACCCCGACGCCACCGTGATCGGCGTGATGCCGCCGCTGGAGGCCGGGGACACCTTCAGCGCCGAAGTGCTGATGGAAGAACACCGCGAGTACGGCTACCAGTACCGCGTGCTGAACATGGTGCTGGAGGCGCAACCCGCCGACCTGACCGAAGCGGGCGTGGCGGCCTACCTCGAAGCCCGGGTCGGCGGCGTGGGCAAGGTGCTGGCGGGGCGCATCGCCAAAACGTTTGGTCCGGCCACCTTCGACCTGCTGGAACAGGAACCGGAAAAGCTGCTGCAAGTGCCCGGCATCACGCAAAGCACGCTGCACAAGATGGTGTCCAGTTGGTCGCAGCAGGGCCTGGAACGCCGCCTGCTTGCCGGGTTGCAGGGCCTGGGCCTCAGCATCTCGCAGGCGCAGCGGGCGGTGAAGCACTTCGGGGAGGCGGCGCTGGAACGCCTGCAAGCCGACCTCTTCGCGCTGACCGAGGTGGAGGGGATCGGCTTCCTGACCGCCGACAAGCTGTGGAGCGCGCAGGGCCTTCCCCACGACGACCCCCGCCGCCTGACCGCCGCCGCCGTGTACGCGCTTCAGCAGGCGGGGCAGCAGGGCGGGCACTCCTTCCTGCCGCGCGAACGGGCAGAGCGGGGGGTTGTCCACTACACGCGCGTTTCACCGGAGCAGGCCCGCCTCGCGGTGGAAACCGCCGTGGAACTGGGCCGCCTCTCCGACGACCCCGCCCCGGACGGTTCCGCCCGCATCTACCTTCCGCACGTCCTCCGGGCCGAGAAGAAGCTCGCCCAGCTCATCCGGACCCTGCTCGCCACGCCGCCCGCCGCCGATGAATGGAGCGTGCCCGCCGGGGCCGCGAAGGGGCTGTCGGAAGAACAGGCGCAGGTGCTGCATCTGCTCGAAGACCACCGCCTCGTGGTGTTGACCGGCGGTCCCGGGACGGGCAAAAGCACGACCACGCGGGCTGTCGCGGACCTCGCGGAGAAACTGGGGCTGGAGGTCGGCCTCTGTGCGCCCACCGGCAAGGCCGCGCGCCGCCTGGGGGAAGTCACCGGCCGCAGCGCCTCCACCATTCACCGCCTGCTGGGATACGGCCCGGCGGGCTTCCGGCACAACCACCTCGAACCCGCGCCCTACGACCTCCTGATCGTGGACGAGGTGAGCATGACGGGGGACGCGCTGATGCTCTCGCTGCTCGCCGCCGTCCCGCCCGGAGCGCGGGTGCTGCTGGTGGGCGACACCGATCAGCTCCCCCCGGTGGATGCGGGGCTGCCGCTCCTCGCCATCGCGCAGTCGGCCCCTACCGTCCGCCTCAGCACCGTGTACCGGCAGGCCGCCGAGAACCCGATCATCCGCGCCGCGCACGGTCTGCTGCACGGCCAGGCCCCGCAGTGGGGCGACCTGCGCCTGGACCTGACGGAGACGGAACCCGACGTGGGCGCGCGCCGCGTCGCATTGATGGTCCGCGAACTCGGCGGGCCGACACAGGTGCAGGTGCTCACGCCCATGCGAAAGGGGCCGCTGGGTGTGGAGCTGCTGAACACCCACCTCCAGGCCCTCTTCAACCCCGGTCAGGGCGGCATCCGTATCGCGGACGGCGAGGCGCGGCCCGGCGACATGGTGGTGCAGACCAAGAACGATTATGGCAATGAGGTCTTCAACGGCACCATCGGGACGGTCCTCAAGGCCGAGGGGAACCGCCTGACGGTGGACTTCGACGGCAACATCGTGGAACTCGCGGGAGCGGAACTCTTCAACCTGCAACTCGGCTACGCCCTGACCGTCCACCGCGCGCAGGGCAGCGAGTGGCCCACCGTGCTCGGCGTGCTGCACGAGGCGCATATGCCGATGCTGTCGCGCAACCTCGTCTACACGGCCCTCACCCGCGCCCGCGAACGCTTCTACGCCGTGGGTTCGGCGTCGGCCTGGGCAAAGGCGGCGGGCAGGCAGCGCGAGGAGCGGAACACGGCGCTGCTGGAACGCATCCGGGGCCGCCCGGCCTGA
- a CDS encoding Uma2 family endonuclease, with protein sequence MSDPAFQRMSVEEYLRTEPDSPVKREYVNGFVYPLHGQAGTSDAHDSIVGNIFFRLFPLALAVGCRAYTSDMRVRSADGFSYFYPDTTVTCEPRQDDARFKVAPCILVEVLSKSTAHNDHNGKYHAYTALPSLQTYLIVEQTERRVYVYQREGPRWTMLEYAGSGQIPLPCLAAELSLDDIYDGVL encoded by the coding sequence ATGTCTGACCCCGCCTTCCAGCGCATGAGCGTGGAGGAGTACCTCCGCACCGAGCCGGACAGCCCGGTCAAGCGCGAGTACGTGAACGGGTTCGTCTATCCCCTGCACGGGCAGGCGGGAACAAGTGACGCGCACGACAGCATCGTGGGGAATATCTTTTTCCGCCTCTTTCCCCTGGCCCTGGCGGTGGGATGCCGTGCCTACACCTCCGACATGCGGGTGCGCTCCGCGGACGGCTTCTCATACTTTTACCCGGACACCACCGTGACCTGCGAACCCCGTCAGGACGACGCCCGCTTCAAGGTCGCCCCCTGCATCCTCGTGGAAGTCCTCTCGAAAAGCACGGCGCACAACGACCACAACGGCAAATACCACGCCTATACCGCTCTGCCATCCCTCCAAACGTACTTGATCGTCGAGCAGACCGAACGCCGGGTGTACGTGTATCAGCGCGAGGGCCCTCGCTGGACCATGCTGGAATACGCGGGAAGCGGTCAGATTCCCCTTCCCTGCCTGGCCGCCGAACTCTCCCTGGACGACATCTACGACGGCGTGCTGTAA
- a CDS encoding GerMN domain-containing protein translates to MRRLFSFFNVVSLALLAAAAYAYQEVQRPPATPTAPKLELEEKRDVQVKVYYSDAQVQTMKPETRTVQVTQENPGTLAQAALNVWADGPKASGSLPLVPDGTAAPKVWVRGPHYYVNLPDTYLKLRYGTSGERMLLCTLTRTLLEKGGQDVTFLVGGKNVDTLGHLDVREPYTRQDCAD, encoded by the coding sequence GTGAGGCGGCTCTTTTCCTTCTTCAACGTGGTGAGTCTGGCCCTGCTGGCCGCCGCCGCCTACGCCTACCAGGAGGTGCAGCGCCCCCCGGCGACGCCTACCGCGCCCAAGCTGGAACTGGAAGAAAAGCGCGACGTGCAGGTGAAGGTCTACTACAGTGACGCCCAGGTGCAGACCATGAAGCCCGAGACGCGCACCGTGCAGGTTACCCAGGAGAACCCCGGCACGCTGGCGCAGGCGGCGCTGAACGTCTGGGCGGACGGTCCCAAGGCGTCCGGCTCGCTGCCCCTGGTCCCGGACGGGACGGCGGCCCCCAAGGTCTGGGTGCGCGGCCCGCACTACTACGTGAACCTGCCGGACACCTACCTGAAACTCCGCTACGGCACCAGCGGCGAGCGGATGCTGCTGTGTACCCTGACACGGACCCTGCTGGAGAAGGGCGGCCAGGACGTGACCTTTCTGGTGGGGGGCAAGAACGTAGACACCCTGGGGCACCTCGACGTGCGCGAGCCTTACACGCGGCAGGACTGTGCGGATTAG
- a CDS encoding AAA family ATPase, giving the protein MRPLSLEVQGFTSFRQHTALDFSDLELFALVGPTGSGKSSLLDAMTFALYGHTPRLGTKGLDALISSGERGLSVSLTFEAGGETYRAARSKGRRQAENEVRLERREGGRWVNLSDGGVAAVNDRIRRVVGLDFKTFARTVLLPQGEFSKLLHGTGKERQALLGELMGLEHVEAMRVFAGDRAKAFKHTLGSLHALLDGEYAGVTEEAVKTLRAEREAVDAEAERLADTRERLQGQVNRLRALEGVWTAREDTARRLNVLETRAAGVREGAARAERARRVAGVLPLLDAAERARIAAGREAGERDRAAAAEASARRAVDAAAVTLGAAQDAEARIPDLEAREGALREAEADAARLKRAGGTPQTTHASPLPWDEDAHFAAREAAQKLDKLRQERIQLEAQKAALEAGRERQRTEQAQQEALQQEQKRVEREGKQAKADYDRAQAEVQAARLEAGLAAYHAHLHVGEPCPLCEQTVRVLPRASGVDLAALDRQVTALQGTLENRRLRYKEIGLELGNLKKSIEARTAELADWEAALEQRELDLKQLEAQISGDPHDLALRLLSGLAKRVRAAGTDPARERQKLLAEVKGIRARLNEAQTTLARAQSAHAAAQATLTSARSAAESRAREAGEAQAALEAALSALALDAAQARAAALPEADIAALEAAARTHAAQVEQLRAQLTELDRQLGLEPFDPAQLRQAERDLIATDAALSAARERAGRLAEQERSARERLKRRAEIEAQAGDLAAKLDTWQTLANTLRANEFQQYLLAEVEARLLTGAGTLLYDISDGRYRLALEDGEYVVQDLWNTGETRAVKTLSGGETFLASLSLAIALSDYLAGNKILGALFLDEGFGTLDPQALEAVAGALENLRTQGRMVGVVTHVESLSERLPSRLIVTKSVAGSSVQRLDG; this is encoded by the coding sequence ATGAGGCCGCTCAGCCTGGAAGTCCAGGGCTTTACCTCCTTCCGGCAGCACACCGCGCTGGATTTCTCCGACCTGGAACTGTTCGCGCTGGTGGGGCCGACCGGGAGCGGCAAGTCGAGCCTGCTGGACGCGATGACCTTCGCGCTGTACGGCCATACGCCGCGGCTGGGCACCAAGGGGTTGGACGCGCTGATCTCGTCGGGGGAGCGGGGGCTGTCGGTCAGCCTGACCTTCGAGGCGGGCGGCGAGACGTACCGCGCGGCGCGCAGCAAGGGCCGCCGCCAGGCCGAGAACGAGGTGCGGCTGGAACGGCGCGAGGGGGGCCGCTGGGTGAACCTCAGCGATGGGGGCGTCGCGGCCGTGAACGACCGGATTCGCCGGGTGGTGGGCCTGGACTTCAAGACCTTCGCGCGCACGGTGCTGCTGCCGCAGGGCGAATTCAGCAAGCTGCTGCACGGCACCGGCAAGGAACGGCAGGCGCTGCTGGGCGAACTGATGGGCCTGGAGCACGTGGAGGCCATGCGCGTCTTCGCGGGCGACCGCGCCAAGGCGTTCAAGCACACGCTGGGCAGCCTCCACGCCCTGCTGGACGGCGAATACGCGGGCGTGACCGAGGAGGCGGTCAAGACTTTGCGGGCCGAACGCGAGGCGGTGGACGCCGAGGCCGAACGCCTGGCCGACACGCGCGAACGGCTCCAGGGGCAGGTCAACCGCCTGCGCGCGCTGGAAGGGGTCTGGACCGCCCGTGAGGACACGGCCCGCCGCCTGAACGTGCTGGAAACCCGCGCCGCCGGGGTGCGCGAGGGCGCCGCGCGGGCCGAGCGGGCGCGGCGCGTGGCGGGCGTGCTGCCGCTGCTGGATGCGGCGGAGCGGGCACGTATCGCCGCCGGGCGGGAGGCGGGCGAACGCGACCGGGCCGCTGCCGCCGAGGCCAGCGCCCGGCGGGCCGTGGACGCGGCGGCCGTGACGCTCGGGGCCGCCCAGGACGCCGAGGCCCGGATCCCCGACCTGGAGGCCCGCGAGGGCGCCCTGCGCGAAGCCGAGGCCGACGCCGCCCGCCTGAAACGCGCGGGGGGCACCCCGCAGACCACCCACGCCTCGCCCCTCCCCTGGGACGAGGACGCCCACTTTGCTGCGCGCGAGGCGGCGCAGAAGCTCGACAAGCTGCGGCAGGAGCGCATTCAGCTGGAGGCCCAGAAGGCGGCGCTGGAAGCGGGCCGCGAACGGCAACGAACCGAGCAGGCGCAGCAGGAGGCCCTCCAGCAGGAACAGAAGCGGGTCGAACGCGAGGGCAAACAGGCCAAGGCGGACTACGACCGCGCTCAGGCGGAGGTGCAGGCCGCCAGGCTGGAGGCGGGGCTGGCTGCCTACCACGCCCATCTGCACGTGGGCGAACCCTGCCCGCTGTGTGAGCAGACCGTGCGGGTGTTGCCCCGGGCGTCCGGCGTGGACCTCGCCGCGCTGGACCGGCAGGTGACGGCCCTGCAAGGCACGCTGGAAAACCGCCGCCTGCGGTACAAGGAAATCGGGCTGGAACTGGGGAACCTGAAGAAGTCCATCGAGGCCCGGACCGCCGAGCTGGCCGACTGGGAAGCGGCGCTGGAACAGCGCGAACTCGACCTCAAACAGCTTGAGGCGCAGATCAGCGGCGACCCGCACGACCTGGCGCTGCGTCTGCTCTCAGGGCTGGCGAAGCGGGTCCGGGCGGCGGGAACCGATCCGGCCCGCGAACGGCAGAAGCTGCTGGCGGAAGTGAAAGGCATCCGGGCCCGGCTGAACGAGGCGCAGACCACCCTCGCCCGCGCGCAGAGCGCCCATGCTGCGGCGCAGGCCACCCTGACTTCGGCCCGCAGCGCGGCGGAGAGCCGGGCCCGGGAGGCGGGGGAAGCGCAGGCGGCGCTGGAGGCGGCCCTCTCGGCACTCGCCCTCGATGCGGCCCAGGCCCGCGCCGCCGCCCTCCCCGAAGCGGATATCGCCGCCCTGGAGGCCGCCGCCCGGACTCACGCGGCCCAGGTTGAGCAGCTCCGGGCGCAACTCACGGAACTGGACCGGCAGCTCGGCCTGGAACCCTTCGACCCGGCCCAGCTCCGGCAGGCCGAACGCGACCTGATCGCCACCGACGCCGCCCTCAGCGCCGCGCGTGAGCGGGCGGGCCGCCTGGCCGAGCAGGAACGCAGCGCCCGCGAACGCCTGAAGCGCCGGGCCGAGATCGAGGCGCAGGCGGGGGACCTGGCCGCGAAGCTCGACACCTGGCAGACCCTCGCCAATACCCTGCGCGCCAACGAGTTCCAGCAGTACCTCCTGGCCGAAGTGGAGGCGCGGCTGCTGACGGGCGCGGGTACGCTGCTCTATGACATCAGCGACGGCCGTTACCGCCTCGCGCTGGAGGACGGCGAGTACGTCGTGCAGGACCTCTGGAACACCGGCGAGACGCGCGCCGTGAAGACCCTCTCGGGCGGCGAGACGTTCCTCGCCAGCCTCAGCCTCGCCATTGCGCTCAGTGATTACCTCGCCGGAAACAAGATTCTGGGCGCCCTGTTTCTGGATGAAGGCTTCGGCACGCTGGACCCGCAGGCGCTGGAAGCCGTCGCGGGTGCGCTGGAAAATCTGCGGACGCAGGGCCGCATGGTGGGCGTGGTGACGCACGTGGAGAGCCTGTCGGAGCGGCTGCCCAGCCGCCTGATCGTCACCAAGAGCGTGGCGGGCAGCAGCGTGCAGCGGCTGGACGGGTGA